A region of Dermabacter vaginalis DNA encodes the following proteins:
- the pheA gene encoding prephenate dehydratase: MRYGFLGPETTFTHQALLQALMGPLPVRPDDGEQTLVPYRSVAEAIGDLVASEVDAMMAPIENSVEGGVSGTLDVLAATGGITIVAEQIVPITFVLATRVPSSLENLEAVYSHPHAQAQCQAFVRENLPGASPQPALSTAAAAREIAELDDADPRARTAAAICSPLAAEHFGLHIVAEGIEDTKGAETRFVLVERDGLIPARTGADKTTIVAHLAHDRSGSLLEMLEVLSSNGVNLSRIESRPIGDALGRYSFSLDLEGHLEDRRVASALRGLHRICSRLVFLGSYGRADGSVPYVVDHNADTAYEEARGFVAGLEALIARD, translated from the coding sequence ATGCGATATGGATTCCTCGGCCCCGAGACGACCTTCACCCATCAGGCGCTCTTGCAGGCGCTCATGGGTCCGCTGCCCGTGCGACCGGATGACGGAGAGCAGACCCTCGTGCCCTACCGCAGTGTTGCCGAAGCGATCGGCGACCTCGTCGCGAGCGAGGTCGACGCGATGATGGCCCCCATTGAGAACTCCGTTGAGGGCGGGGTTTCAGGCACCCTCGACGTGCTCGCCGCGACCGGCGGCATCACGATCGTCGCCGAGCAGATCGTTCCCATCACGTTTGTGCTCGCGACCCGTGTGCCGTCGAGCCTCGAGAATCTTGAAGCCGTGTACTCCCACCCGCACGCCCAAGCGCAGTGCCAGGCGTTCGTGCGCGAAAACCTTCCCGGCGCCTCACCGCAGCCCGCGCTCTCCACAGCAGCTGCGGCCCGCGAGATCGCGGAGCTTGACGACGCAGATCCGCGTGCCCGTACCGCCGCCGCGATCTGCTCGCCGCTCGCCGCCGAACATTTTGGACTGCACATCGTCGCCGAGGGCATCGAGGATACGAAAGGCGCCGAAACCCGCTTTGTGCTCGTGGAACGCGACGGTCTCATCCCGGCGCGCACGGGCGCCGATAAAACGACGATCGTTGCGCACCTCGCCCACGATCGGTCCGGATCGCTTCTCGAGATGCTCGAGGTTCTCAGCTCGAACGGCGTGAACCTCTCGCGCATCGAATCGCGCCCCATCGGTGACGCGCTCGGCCGCTACTCTTTCTCCCTCGACCTCGAGGGGCACCTCGAGGATCGTCGCGTGGCCTCCGCGCTGCGAGGCCTCCATCGCATCTGTTCGCGCCTCGTGTTCCTCGGCTCGTACGGTAGGGCCGACGGTTCCGTGCCCTACGTTGTGGACCACAATGCTGATACCGCTTACGAAGAGGCACGCGGTTTCGTCGCGGGCCTCGAGGCGCTCATTGCGCGAGACTAA
- a CDS encoding diacylglycerol/lipid kinase family protein: protein MEKLHVGVVVNPSKLKDVAEFRGRVVSHVFSVDPDAQVSFYETTVEDPGLGQAQQAVSDGCSVVLAAGGDGTVRLVAAGLAHTGVALGIIPMGTGNLFARNLDIPIDNLRGAVRVALTGEALTADLGYLQHGESLEGANKAKEEPFLVIAGFGFDAVIMENTDSRLKKTVGWLAYVVAGAKKIVGRGQSVELELDGRAAKSLEARTVMIGNVGRLPGGITLMPGADRSNGSLEILALDWKGAAGFSQILGQLVLPGAPKTLAKISNHRTFQAREAVVSTSKALPVQVDGDYLGDATHLVTRVDAGALVIRSAR, encoded by the coding sequence GTGGAAAAACTACACGTTGGGGTCGTCGTCAACCCGTCAAAGCTCAAGGATGTCGCCGAATTTCGCGGCCGGGTCGTGAGCCACGTCTTCAGTGTGGACCCGGATGCGCAGGTGTCGTTCTACGAAACAACCGTGGAGGATCCGGGCTTGGGGCAGGCACAGCAGGCGGTGTCTGACGGCTGCTCGGTTGTCCTCGCGGCCGGTGGCGATGGCACGGTGCGCCTCGTCGCCGCGGGGCTCGCCCATACTGGCGTGGCGCTCGGCATCATCCCGATGGGCACCGGTAACCTTTTTGCGCGCAACCTCGACATTCCGATCGATAATCTGCGCGGCGCGGTCAGGGTTGCCCTCACGGGTGAGGCCCTCACGGCGGACCTCGGCTACCTCCAGCACGGTGAGAGCCTCGAGGGTGCGAACAAAGCGAAGGAAGAACCGTTCCTCGTGATCGCGGGTTTCGGCTTCGATGCGGTCATCATGGAAAATACCGATTCACGCCTCAAAAAGACCGTGGGCTGGCTCGCTTACGTAGTAGCGGGAGCAAAGAAGATCGTGGGCCGCGGGCAAAGCGTCGAACTCGAGCTCGATGGCCGCGCCGCGAAGTCTCTCGAGGCCCGAACCGTCATGATCGGCAACGTGGGGCGCCTTCCCGGCGGGATTACGCTCATGCCAGGCGCGGATCGGTCGAATGGTTCCCTTGAGATTCTTGCGCTTGATTGGAAGGGGGCGGCGGGCTTTTCCCAGATCCTCGGCCAGCTCGTGCTTCCCGGCGCACCGAAAACCCTCGCAAAAATCTCGAATCACCGTACGTTCCAGGCCCGCGAGGCTGTCGTGAGCACCTCGAAAGCTCTCCCCGTTCAAGTCGATGGCGACTATCTCGGCGATGCCACGCATCTCGTGACGCGTGTGGATGCAGGCGCTCTCGTGATCCGTTCGGCCCGCTGA